The Anopheles gambiae chromosome 2, idAnoGambNW_F1_1, whole genome shotgun sequence genomic sequence ATCCGCTGGCGTTGGGAACGCAGGCGACCAACTTGAGCATGGGCGGGCGCGGCTACCAACCGAACACGCCGGTCAACCTCAAGGGACAGAAATCGCTGCTAATGAAcagtgctgctggtggtgccgcCGGCGGTAAGGAGCCAACGCTGGTGATAATCGATACCAACACAATGATGAACAATGGCGGTGGCGCGCAACGCGGTGCGACGAATCTGGCCTCTGCCGGGGTGGCGTCACCGAACGTGAACAGCAACGCGGCCAATCTGCTCGCGAAGGCAAGCAGCGCCGGCATCCTGGCGAACGCGAGCGCCAGCCCGGGCGCACAGTTCAACTCCCGCAGCCTGCTCAACTCGCCCGGCGTCGTTGGTAACTCGCCggtggccgccgccgccggtgcTGCAATGCTAAACCAGGGCGGTATGCTGGGCAAGAGTGCGGCCGCCGGCTCAGCGCTGGCCCCGGTGACGCCGCTCCTGCCCGCCCTTACCGACGACATGTTCGTGCTGGAGGCGCCGTCCTTTATCGTGCCGTACATCTACGAGAAGCCGCCCGCGGACAATCTGCGCGACATCGTCGACGAGCTGGAGGTCACGATCAAGGAGATGCGCAAGAAGCTCGAAGAGTCTGGGGCGGTCCCGCCCGCCGCCAGCAAGCAGCAGGGCGGCGACACCGCCGAACAGGCCAAGGAGGACGGTGCGAAGAacgcggcagcagcagcagcggtggctGCCTCGCTCTACGGCGACAAGGAGTCGGAcaagagcaaaaacaacaagaagcgaaagcgcaacaacgatgacgacgacgactgggACGAGCTGGAAACGTCCACCGACGACGAGGCGTCGGACGAGGAGCAGAAGACGAAGGTGCTGATCAAGGAGGCGAGGGCGGACATCGAGGCGATCAAGGAGCACATCATCTCGCCGTCGGACAAGGACGATCTGACCGGagtcggcggtggcggcggcagcagcggcggcgccAACGGAAGCGATCCGAAAAAGTCGGAAAACTACTTCGAAAACCCGCTCGGCAAGTTCTTCATGAACATCGGCATCAATCTGGTGCAGGAGTTCGTGCAGACGGATCTGCTGCGGCAGCAGAAGCGCAAGCGCGACCGGGAGGGCAAGCCGTCGCCGAGCACACAGCTCGCCATCAACTCGCTGATGAAGAATCTCGAGCAGAGCAAGGAGAACAACAAACCGTACAAGTTCGAGATGAAGCGGTGCGAGTACTGCCCGTTCAAGTCGGAGTCGGCGCTGGTGATGGCGCACCACTACGAGACGCCCCACATGCGCAACTTCATCTACAAGTGTAACTTCTGCGCGTACGAGACGCGCCCACCGCACGACATCCTGTACCACATGGAGGCGGTGCACAACATCAAGGGGCGGATGGAGAAGGCGCTGTCCTACCACCACTGCCCGAACTGTCCGTTCGAGGACAACGGGAAGTCGAAGCTGGCCCGCCATGCGGTCGCCTGCGCGAAGAAGTTCCGGCCCGAGCTGAACCTGAACCCGCCGATGGACTGGGAACCGCCGGCAAAGATACCGCGCATCAAGCCGAAGCACGGTCTCGTCGGTACGGCAACGGCCTATCAGGTAAGCAGGGGAGATGAATATGAAGAGTGTAGCGATCTGGAAGAGAAAGAGTAaccggtttgtgtgtttgctccacTTTTTAGGCCATGACCgcacagcagcagaaaaacatTGCCCTTGCCAATCAGCAGCGCCTCAACCAGCAGCAGGTCGCGTCGTCGGCGGTtcacctgcagcagcagcagcacctcagccagctgcagcagcagcagctggtcgGCCAGCAGCATCTCGGGCTGGCCGGCACGAATGCGGCCGCCGCCACGCTCAACAATGTCGCGCTGGCGAACCTGTCGCCCGCCGCCCAAGCCGTCGCCATACGGGCCCGTGCGGCTGCGGCCGGTCTCGGCGGCGCTGGCAGCGGCGGTGTCGGCGGTCTCGGAGCCGGCGGTGGCGTCGGCGGAGCTGGTGGTGGACGTGCCCCTGCCATCATCCCGTCGCCCACGGGCATTACGGGGGCCGGCAGCGGGGTGCGAGGGGCCGGTGCCGTTGCGGGCCTGGGCGGTGGCCTGAATGCGACCGCGCTCGCAGCGTCGGCCGCCGCCATCCGGAACACGCTCGCCGGAGCAGGAATGGTAATACCCAATAACCTTCAGCTATCGGCATCGGCGTtagccgctgctgccgctgcggGAGGATTTAGTAAATATCTGCCGGTAAATTGccatccctttttttctttatttctttacttTCAATTGGATTAGTTTATTTACTTCTAAGAGTTTAATTTCCGTAATTGAGTTCTTTTGCAAAGCTCACTAatctcacatacacacacaaactaatcaagatttttttttggcatttaGCAGGATAATGTAAACACTGAAGTATATGATATATTGTGTAATTATTAGACTAAAACAGGCCTTTTGTATGgctgttgtaaaaaaaatgcatttatttaaTGAAACCCCCAAACTCTCGTATGTTTATGGGTCACATTGTAGTTAGGTAGCCTTACTTTACGGGTCGCTTTTTTAAGGTATGACGCGACCATCTTCAAACGATGCAAAAGCTGGTAAAAGTTAGCTGTAgcttgatttaaatttaatttaactatattttactttcttcaaacacacattttCGACACAACCAAAAAGGGGATTGCCTTTTCCGGTGGAGTTTATgtatagcggaatttgggtGCAAGTGTGTCATCTTAAGCATTTCATGTtcataactcactaaaacttgttaaatattttctcgttttttagagcttatttggtatggttaaaaaactataattttTAGCTCAATTTTGATACTCAACATAAagcagttcaaaacaatgggaaaaaTCGATTAATATATATGAATGGTATTATGGTACAGTATACCTAGCCATGAGAACAAAACCATCTGTATACTCAATAGGTCATATAACTCAAGCTTTAATGGGAAAAATGCTTGtgggcactcttgccccaaattccgctacatGAAAATACACTCAAACACAACTAGAATCTTATTGGCGCgggagagcgcgcgcgtgtagCGTATAGCTGCCGCCGCCTAATATTAAatgccgcgtgtgtgtgtgtgtacctattgaaactaattttattcctttcttttttctattcttttttttcttttcctttgtgtttttctttcccttcctcACCACTCCTTCCCACcctctctatgtgtgtgtctgtgtacgcGCCTTACTGTAACCCCGGTTTTTCTCCGTCCCTATGCACCTGAACAAATGTTTGTCCACACACTCTAACACAACACTACACACATCCCTCACCATCATCCCCCCCTCAACAAACTATTCCGAATGTACACAAATCCCGATAGAAATCAATCAACAACGCCGGACGATCACTTCTAACCAATTCCAATGCGTCCATCACAATTCAGGTTGGTTTCAGTTTCCAATTTCAGTTTGTAtcgattgcttttttgttgttgtcgttgtttggtttgttcttTTATTAGTATACTTGTTTACTTATGCTCTAGTTTGGTTTTGAATCCTTTATTAGTGTGTTGGCGCTTTCCCCCTTCCAATCGGGTTCAGTAGTGGGGCTTCTCTAAACATTCCAATGAAATTACTTTTCGCAAACGATTCACTAATATATATTTActctttcttttccctttttacacatcgcactcacacacacaaacagaatgCGTCCAGTATGAAGGCGACCAAGACGGCCCAGGCGCCGAGCATCTCGATTACGCCCCTGCCGCGCCAGTCCGCctcgaacagcagcagtgcgGCGGGCAACATGTCCAACATTGCCGGCGCCCTGTCGAAGCTGCAGGCCCAGGGTACGTCCGCGGTCAAGCCCGGGCAAAACCCGAGCGGCGGCAAGATGGCGTTCGTGGTGTGCGAGATCTGCGACGGCTACATCAAGGATCTGGACCAGCTGCGCAACCACATGCAGTGGATACACAAAGTGAAGGTACGTTGTGTGTGGGGGGTAGCTTTGCCCTTTGCATCGCTAGAGAGCGTGGCATTGCGTTGATTTTATGGTCTTTTTTTACACACTGTTCgcttttctgctttttttttctagattCACCCGAAGATGATCTACAACCGACCGCCGCTGAATTGCCAAAAGTGTCAGTACCGGTTTTTCACCGATCAGGGCCTGGAGCGGCACCTGTTAGGCTCGCACGGCTTGGTGACGAGCTCGATGCAGGAGGCCGCCAACAAGGGCAAGGATGCTGGCCGCTGTCCAGTCTGTGGACGGGTGCGTAAACGCTTTCTCTTCATCATTGCAGTGCCGTTTGTGCTAATCTTCTTTCCTCTTCATCCTCAGGTGTACCAGTGGAAGCTGCTTAATCACGTGTCCCGCGATCACAACATGACCCTGAAACCTGCCCATCTCTCGTACAAATGTACCGTCTGCACGGCCACGTTCGGCATGTACAAGCAGTTCGAAAGCCACGTCTACTCCGCGCACAGTACGGTCGCGAAAAAGACGGGCGAAGGGAAGGGCAGCaagggtggcggcggcggcggcggtggtggcatgGGACAGCAGCAGACCTCATCCGGCATGGGTAGCAGTGGTGGATCTTCATCTTCGGGCGGCGCTGGCGGACTGAGGAATCCGTTCGTGGGCGGTGGCGATTCGCTGCTGAAGCCGCTCAAGATTAACGACGAAATCACGATCATCCCGCAGCCGACCTCCAACAGCAAGATGGCGAAAACGATCGAGCTGGAAAGTCACGTCATAGGTGAGGGATGAACTAGGGCAATGCAGTTCAAAGAATCCGTATCACATTTTAACCGATTTCTCTTCTTTGTAGATTAAACATGACGATAAAAACATAAGGTGAGCCCCTtttaagccacacacacacacactacgacTGCCGAGGATTTGGACGTTAGAGGCCACGTGTTGATGATGAACCGATATCTGGTGGTCGACAGACAGagtgacagagagagacagaggacATTCAGGGAGGGCAAATGAAACTCCTTCTAATCTTATCCTTTGATACTCCCCATTACCAATGGCCGCCTCTAATCTGTTTGTGGTTTCCAATGCATAATCCATTGCCATCGTCACCCCCCAGTcccacacacgtacacatcaCGGATAACGGGATTGTACGGGATTTGGGGTtgtgacggtggtggtgtggatgGAAACACTGGTGTGTAAGCATCGCACCTTCGGCGTTAATTGTGCAACTCCGGGGGATGCGAACCGGTACGAAAAAGCGGAATTTTACAGTCCATTATTTTCTTTCTACTACATACACAGTTTCATTTaggtaatttaaaaataaagtaatattaaagcagcagaagcaggatCAGAGTGTGCAGGAGAGagagtagagagagagagagcagagaGAGGAATTAGGGCTAGAGGCGACTAAGCGCGCGTTGTAAAGAAAGGGAAGAAGCAAagcaggaaaaaagaaaacctatGTAACAAATTCGAAATTAAATCATGTATAGAGTTAATAACCAACAGCaaatggattgttttttttatcgtcttCGTCTCCcgtttttccccgtttttcttttttataaatatttgaacTTTCGCGTTTTTGTACTCGGGAGGACAAGTCTTTGGACGTCTTCGATGCTGTAGGCGCTTGTGTATTAGCTTATTTGTAATTTACTTTTAAAGTTTACTCCTCTTCTTCTACCAATCCTTCGCTCCTCCTCCTAACAATCGTAAAGACACACCGGCAGCAATGCTCTTATGGCTCATTTCTTCGACTATCATCACGCTTCCACGATGGCACAGCAAttgtgagcaaaaaaaaagttcctagagattgtttcttctttttttgcttcccattATCGAGGAAGCTTCGCTGCACACGCCTCTCTAATAACACACGACCATTTTTCGGGAGCTTGAAGGATGTTGTACAACGAGCAAAAGCCAGTGTAGTGTATGTATAGCAGACAAACCTTACCTACCAATACGAAAGTGGGAAGCGTTTACCACCTCGAGGGCCAGTGCAGAGTCCACACCGTGATCAGTTACCGTTGTGTTGTGCGATTGcgttgtgtttgtgagtgtgattCATGGTTTTATAACTTTATAAAAATTTGCAGACAACTCACGCgttaaaacaacaacccctACTACTAACccaagcagcagtagcaaggCTAATATTGTTAGCGGCTTGGCAAACtctaacaaacaacaaacagacacaaaaacacagcaGAAATGTGTAGAATGTAGAATGGGGGAGGAATAGGTTTAGGCTAACGAGTCACACTCAATCAGCTAAATCCGGTTTGGATGTGACGAAAAACAGAGTTAGTGTTTACTATAGGGTAAAGtcggcagtagtagtagcagcaggcAGTCAAACTCTCACACAGCGAGAGCAGAAAGCTTTTCGTTTATCGATGCAAAGTAAGGTTTggagggaagagagagagagagggaaaagacaaaaaagcaattgtaaaaaaaaaatcccctctAAAACTATCTAACTCACGTGCGAGTTTGCTCGAGTTTAAATGCTAAAAGACACTTGTAAGAAGTTAAAGCACGATGAAAAGATTGAACTAGCATCATTGAAATGAAGAACTaactcattaaaaaaaaaacaaaacaaaagaaaagaaagaaagaaaaaagaaacaaaggaaAACATCAACTCTTTCCCAATATGATACGAggacgacacaaacacacagattcTTTATAATCTAAATAAACAGAGCAGATAATAATTGAAGCAGAGAATTGTTCCCCGTCACAACGCCTCCGAACGCGCTCCAATTGTCCGACGATCGTGGCAAGTCCGGGTGTGCTGTTTACTCTGTCTATCTTTGGTCGGTGGGTAAATTCCAACCCCCTCTCTTCGTGAGTGGCGGTGATCTTCTCCCCATCTTAAAACGCTCCCAACACCGTCCAGCCAACCGGACGGACACACGATCCTATAATGCCCTTTTGATTTGCTATCACAAGCCCGAAAGTGCTAATGAATGATTGATTTGATGGCGTTGTGTCTGACGGCATTGGAACCGATTGAAAACATCTCCTTAGTGGATGATCGGTTCGGATGATGATCAAGATTGTTGTTCTTGTACTTGAATTGTTGATCGCGTGTTGACTCGACAATGGTTTTGAATTGAACTTCAATGATGAATGAATGCATGACACAGCGGCCATAGTAAATAGAGTTAATTGTGGTTGCATTTTGTTGGCAAGATCACATCATCACATCACGGCGATCGCGTGCAATATTGGTGTTAATGAATGAATGCGCCTGGAAACTCGATTATCAGACTATCACGCTATCTATTTTTGCTCAATTTTGGATTATAATAAATCAATATCGATTGAGATGACTCATCGAGACCAGTTTTAGAGCCTACCAAccataagaaaaagaaactcTAATTGGAACTGTCTCCCACAGTCCTTCGAAAGGGGTTTTTGGTGACTGATCGTGATCGACTTTTGATCTAAAAATGATACAACAGTTACGTAAATTACAATACAcaataaacaacacaaataattacaaattttaaaaacagcAATATATTTTACACAAAATAGTAGGTAAATCTTAtgctaaacacacacatctgCCCTTTCTGTCCCTTTTACTCTACACTCAATGGTTCTCCGCTTCCGGCGTTTTCGCCTTGTTCGTCAGTCCAACAACCGTCTCGTCCACGCTCGCCGGCACCAGCGGTTCGCTCACGGAGCTGCCAAACGGTAAGCTGCTCAGATCGTTCTGCCCCTGCAGCAGGACGGCCGCATCGCTAATGTTGTGCTTGTGCACCTCCACGTACGAGCTGTTGGTTTGCGAAATGTTCACCACCGTGCCGGCGATCGGCAGGGCGGACAGCAGATCGCTCAGCTTGGTCGGCACGGTGCCGACATGCACCGGGGCGATACCGGTGAACACCTGCCCCTGCACGCTCGTCTGGATGGGCACGGGAATGTCGCCCAGATCGAGGTGCGTATCGTTACCGCCGTGGCTGAAGAAGGACAGATCGACCTGCTGGTGGCTGTGTTTAATAGAAGGGttagaaagagagcaaaaggtAATTTGTTACAACGCTGGCAGACATTCAGAAGAGGTTGTTTGGGGGGGATGGCAAAGACACTTACGTGATTGGTTCATCTCCTTCGAGCGTTTCGTTCTCGGGCACGTCGGCTAGAATTCCAATTTCGTACACCACCGCTTTGATCACGTACCTAAAGAGAAGCGCAAAATCGATCCATTATTTCAAGGGAAAACCCTCTCGAGGAGATGAACTTCCAGTTCAGAAACTCACAACTCCTTGGTAGTGTTCTGGGTGCTGTTGCCACCGATGAGTGTCGCCTCGTCACTCTCCACCGTCGCACCGTACTCGAGCGGGCTGTACAGCGAATTGAGCGGGTAGCCTTGATCTTTCTCCTCGGACGAGGAGCCGGAGGACTCGGAATGATCCTTCGGGTGTTCCGCTGGAAGTGGGCCAGCCACGAcacagcacaccaccaccgccgcacaCCACACGGTAACGGCCAACTTCTGCCAACCCGTCGCTTTTTTCGTAACAACCATTGCTGTGTGTCGGATCTCGTTTCTTGCTCAACTTTCTGCGGCGGATGTTCACCTGCGAATGACACCGTTGGCCGGCGTGTTCGGGCAGGTCTATATATATGAGTGCAAATAGTGTGTCCATTTTGTCGTCGCCCGGCTGCTTCATGTTTTAGCACGCGGATGTGAGAGCCACTGTGTGTGTAGGACGTCACAATTAAGAGCATCGCGATCGCTGTTCGATCGAAATACACACAGCAACGGGGCCAGCTAATTATCGGGACCGGGAGAAGATTCACACTAGCACAGGGcagaagaggggggggggggggggggggtggctaATAGTGACGATATATTTATCGTATGCGACAAGGTGATACGTATATTGAATTCCTGCACAATGGGTATCAGGACGACTTGTTGAGTTCGATGTGAGGATCAGCTGttcctttcttctttttggtgaaTCACCCGGATTGCTTTgattgaaagaaaacaaaatgttgaaaacaaTGCAGAATTTGTTTGTCGCCACGTTACGAAGGTCCTAAACCACGTGTTGGGCATGAATATTGTAGTTCCTCAGCTAAGCTATTTTGTTTGCGCCGTGATACAGGTCACCATCTCCAGTTTATTAATTAGTAACGCCTCAGGGATGCTAAAACTATACggaaaactttttaaaaaatgtttaaattcctCTGCATTTCTTACTGTTTTCCTACACAAATGTTTTGCGCATTCATGTTGTCCGTTAGATGACTATTTTTCGGCAACACTGCAATGAATCATATATTTCTCGCCCGATGCGCCTATATTGGCTTATTCACCCGGCGCAAAAATGTAAGTGCACAACTTTATTCACAATTCTGtaaaagagaagaaagaaaatacaTCGAAGAAGGCGTTGAAAAAACCCCTCCCCGCAGCGCGAAACCGTGCTGTGACGTAGCGCTAAATTAGTCCTTCACGAGCATGTGACGATTGGGAGCTGGGGGGGAGAGATGCTAATTTTCACGACAACTTCGGCTGTGCTGAGTGTGCCCCTCGGACAATGTCAACCGTTCGCTGGAGAGTGAAGAAgaacaaccttttttttttgaccgGGCGTACACTACCTATTATCGTGCTGCTCCGCCGGCGCCGGTGCATAAAACGATAGCAGGACCGAACCAGGGCCGCTGCTCAGAACTTCCGCCGTCTGTCTTAGTACGTTTTTATCGCTCGAAGAACGGACATAGGGTTGAGCGGTGCCGAGAACTTTTCCGAAGCGAGACGAGATGACCCCTGCAGCCAGTTTTGTGGTGCGTGTTTGAGTTGAGATTTACCTTCTTTCGTACTAAAACCGGTCCATATCCGTATTTCCCTCCCTAGCTAAGTGCTGTCCTACTAGCAGCCACGTCCTTCGCCATTCCGGTGGCTCAGAATGGTACCGGGCTCGGTGCGGCGCTCACTAACATTGCCAACAGCTTCGTGGTAGTGAGCGAGGATGTAGAACTGGAGCCCCACCCGACCAGCAGCGGTGGCCACGGGGAGGAATCGGTTGTGCCGGAAGCGCAAAGCGTGCTGCATCTCGAATCGGCCAACGTGCTTCCCTCGCTCGTGCACATTTCGCTCACGCCCGAGGAGCACCACATCAAGGCGGAAACGGCCGAGCTGGTGTACACCAACGATACCGATGCGCAGGGCGTGGTAAAGATAACGATCGTGTCGGAGGAAGAGGACTTTTCCGGCGATTCCACCACGGACACAGCGACCGTACGGGAGGAAGATGACGACGCCGTTACTACGGAGGAAACCACTACCGGGGAGGAGGATGAGCTTACGACGCTAGAGCCACAGAGCAGCTCCAGCAGTAGCGCGACGACCGTTGGATCCACTGCGCCACCGGAACCGATCCTGACCGTGCTCGGTGCGGATGAAGTGGACAAGGACAGGGAGGAGGAAATTAAGGAAAACATTAAGGAGGTGGAAGCAATGCCAGTGATATTGACCGTAGGCGTTTAGCGGTGCCTTTCTGCtttgtgtttttcaaaataaatgaattatttttgcacgagttatctcttcttccATTATTCGCGTTTTCAATTACATTAATTCACACTCTTCTCGATTCACAGGGAGGGGGAAATATGCCGCAAGCGCTTTACGATGCTTCCGGAAGATCGCCGCTGGAACCGGGCACGAGCTAAAAACAGTGATCAACAATCAATTAGTAAatcttttgtgtgttttctggCTGTCCCGCCAACAGGGAAGGTAAACCCCTCACCATCGTAATGTTGTTGCCGTTCAGCAGGATCTGGTCGAGTTTGGTTATCCGCCGGCCTTCCGGTGTGTTCTCGTACTCCGTCACGTCCTCCAGCAGCATGTTGACGAAGTCGTCGAACCCAAGCAGCGTGCCCACAATCTCCTTATCATTCTTCATGATGATGTGTATCCGCGAACCGATGCATTTATCTACCAGCTCTGTTGGTGGTTGTGAgaaatggttgttttttttagttcccGGTGCTAATTGCTCAGTCACCCCTCGTCGCCCATGATGCAGAGATGGCATACGTACCGAGTGGTAGCAATGTTGATTGATTCGCGACGGTTGTTTGTGCCATTATTAGGAGCTGACTTTACGTGTTGGAATCGAAATTTTCTGCTCACAACTTTACCTTTGGGATCgcttttttcttgctgcttTTGTGCAAACGAGAGTGTGTGCTTTCCGCGCCGCCggtaaattgttttgtttacagctgTTGTGACGTTTCACGCAGACGGTAGCAAACGGCAAACGTCACTGCGACGCGCGCGTTGTGAAGTGCCCTGTACACGACAGCAATCCAATGCATCACAGTTTGGcagtctttttttgttgttgcgaatattaatttgcataacaaaatcaaattatttacaTGCAATGGCGTTATAGCTATTTctctttttataatttataaagaGAATCTCGACCATAACACTGGTTTTGGAAGAAAAGGCAAAAACCCATTCGTCTCTTTGTCGTTCGCTTGCAGCATTCCAACggaaacgttttttttccttcttgttCGCTCCATAGCCATGTCTCGAGGCAAATTTCAGCACATGCGTCTTGCTGCCCAGCACGCGCCGAGAGGACAAAACACAGCGACAGCCAGCAAACGCAAAAGTGCGTTCGGCGCTGTCACATTAGTCGAACGTTAGCCACCAACACACCCGCTAAGGTCGGCGGCTACTAACGTTCGTGTTGGCCTACAGCTGGCCATCGCTCCTACACCGCCCCCaccaccatccatccatccgtcgtgtgtcgtgtggtgtagtgtatgtgtgtgtatggcgtACGTACTAGCGGGTGGTGGCGGGTGATTTATCCCGCTGTTCTTCCATCTTCGTCCCCGTGGTGTTGGTTGGCATCGTTGTTCGGTTATTTTCCTTGGAATCGGTCTCGTGTGTGAGGAAGGTGGCCAATTCTTCAAAACGATATCCTTTCTTTCGGGTTCAGTGGTCTTCGTTTCCTAGCCAACTTTACCTACGGTATCCTTCCGCGTATGTCCGTGTCGTTCACCGTTGAAGATCGCTTCTTTGTGCGTGTAGTGTTctgcaaaccaacaaaaaaaacggaatcAAAAGTGAAAAACATGGCGTCGACCACTTTGTTCCGAATCCTGCCAGTGGATGCAGAAGGAAGTGTGCCCCAATGCAAGCATCTGGTTGCAAATTGGTAACTTTTGCGAgggtgtgcgtgtatgtgagAAAGGGAGACAGCTCGAGTTAATAGTacgcagaaaaaaagaaaaaaaagaagtggttATTGCATATCAAAGAAAAGCAAGGAAAGCAGCTCCTTCCTTCGTTGCACTCGTCTtcaagtttgtgtgtgtgatgctaATGTTTCGTTAATGCGTCTTCTTCACCCACCATTTCCGCGTGTAAAGTGAAACCCCAAATgccattgttttgtgttgctgctgtgttgtGAACCGCAGCATGTCCTTCACCGCGCACACTTCGACGCTTGCTAATCCAGGACATGTGTGctagcccacacacacacactccactgCTCACCTGTATCACCTGTGCCAGCGCCGTTTCCAAGCAGGTCCAAGCAGGTGGCGCGTGCTTCGGCTGGGATAAAGGGCAAAAATCGATCGGCAGCCAACTGTCCGGAGCAAGTTTAAATTACGCAAAAAAGGGGGCAAAAATCGATACCTCCCCATGCCCGTCCCCGGTCGTGTAGAGAGAGTCGTCCCCCGGCATAGGAACATAGCTTAGAGAGGGAGCGAATGCAATAGCTGGaaggaagcaacaacaaaaaaaggcaaaacatcaAAGCACACATCCTGTAGGTGCGACTGTGAAAGtttgtgcgtgcatgtgtgtgtactcTTCGATGGAACAACGGAGACAGCTTCCAGGTGGAACTACCAAAAAAGACCACATAAAAACCCTCCCAGAAAACCAAGTGCCAAACTGCTTCCAAATGTAATCAGCGGAACAACAGCACACTTCAACTCACCTCACCGCCCCCTCAACCCGGGCGCTGCCATTAGAAAGTGATGCTAATGATTTAAAGATTAGTTGCAATCGATTTT encodes the following:
- the LOC1277184 gene encoding uncharacterized protein LOC1277184 isoform X4, whose protein sequence is MGEVGANATESTAPPPPPAADSNSNSSSSTSEPKENGEVNGTATDKTAVTDNAAVAEEDNDDEEELLHEEADKNGTNSEAANGEKSATEPQANSDVAPSGEEKLHSNAADRLGKKEAAEPTESSSDATNPSSRSGEGDATEPSKQATEEKKLSTSRESDEIETMDVDEEEDDGDVVAVDAENGTANGSPGGDEEPPVVAAKQPQQQVTEVDDDEPMEVDGGDEQDAAAAAPTNGHKESNADEDGATVRSEKLTSSKTAAEKDKSEPPTQPPSKQPADDDAEEEEEDDDKPVSINSDSEGEESPQKRDSGEPVAVADKATKPATNSKLILVDEGGLAKLNEAVPAATASTVAGGDASAGKKSDTVPSNGVVVDGAAATATRTQNGDCDGDLTILSDKEDDCVVIEDDDGESDASVPAVPANNARRSGSIRATGGRKSDGGVGGGAASLMAGSAINPLAAAAAALQQQQLNQSIVSSMDDDDEDEDDDDDDIEEIIDDPLALGTQATNLSMGGRGYQPNTPVNLKGQKSLLMNSAAGGAAGGKEPTLVIIDTNTMMNNGGGAQRGATNLASAGVASPNVNSNAANLLAKASSAGILANASASPGAQFNSRSLLNSPGVVGNSPVAAAAGAAMLNQGGMLGKSAAAGSALAPVTPLLPALTDDMFVLEAPSFIVPYIYEKPPADNLRDIVDELEVTIKEMRKKLEESGAVPPAASKQQGGDTAEQAKEDGAKNAAAAAAVAASLYGDKESDKSKNNKKRKRNNDDDDDWDELETSTDDEASDEEQKTKVLIKEARADIEAIKEHIISPSDKDDLTGVGGGGGSSGGANGSDPKKSENYFENPLGKFFMNIGINLVQEFVQTDLLRQQKRKRDREGKPSPSTQLAINSLMKNLEQSKENNKPYKFEMKRCEYCPFKSESALVMAHHYETPHMRNFIYKCNFCAYETRPPHDILYHMEAVHNIKGRMEKALSYHHCPNCPFEDNGKSKLARHAVACAKKFRPELNLNPPMDWEPPAKIPRIKPKHGLVGTATAYQAMTAQQQKNIALANQQRLNQQQVASSAVHLQQQQHLSQLQQQQLVGQQHLGLAGTNAAAATLNNVALANLSPAAQAVAIRARAAAAGLGGAGSGGVGGLGAGGGVGGAGGGRAPAIIPSPTGITGAGSGVRGAGAVAGLGGGLNATALAASAAAIRNTLAGAGMNASSMKATKTAQAPSISITPLPRQSASNSSSAAGNMSNIAGALSKLQAQGTSAVKPGQNPSGGKMAFVVCEICDGYIKDLDQLRNHMQWIHKVKIHPKMIYNRPPLNCQKCQYRFFTDQGLERHLLGSHGLVTSSMQEAANKGKDAGRCPVCGRVYQWKLLNHVSRDHNMTLKPAHLSYKCTVCTATFGMYKQFESHVYSAHSTVAKKTGEGKGSKGGGGGGGGGMGQQQTSSGMGSSGGSSSSGGAGGLRNPFVGGGDSLLKPLKINDEITIIPQPTSNSKMAKTIELESHVID